A region from the Variovorax sp. RKNM96 genome encodes:
- a CDS encoding App1 family protein yields the protein MSDERPAPLPAPPLKRRSVVMGAALLAGLAPLQALQAAEPLEPDEEALFMPGTARPTDDGRIEVDIHAWIFERERRWGLDAALARYLGLNLKKLSPTARLRFNQRTALFHAESEEGKLIDVVFDGTQTRVKMPASAADGRTNLRVVVDAPRTAAPVQWLQFHGVTGPGELLHRFRGQALVVPAEGVSVISDIDDTIKRTQVRDRREMLLNTFARRFEAAPRMAAYYRALAQVPDTRFHYLSASPMQLYPALADFVRDNDFPAGSMHLRESTTWRTLIPGAEDSRAHKLGVIGRLLTEFPRRRFVLVGDSGEADPEIYAQVYRANPQRIDSIVIRDVTDEGRLSDRYRATFEGIDPVRWHILTSDTTAWPLQASK from the coding sequence ATGAGTGACGAACGCCCTGCCCCGTTGCCCGCGCCGCCACTGAAGCGCCGGTCCGTGGTGATGGGCGCGGCCTTGCTTGCAGGCCTCGCGCCACTGCAGGCGCTGCAGGCCGCCGAACCGCTCGAACCCGACGAAGAAGCGCTCTTCATGCCCGGCACGGCGCGCCCCACCGACGATGGCCGGATCGAGGTCGATATCCACGCCTGGATCTTCGAGCGCGAACGGCGCTGGGGCCTGGACGCCGCGCTGGCGCGCTACCTCGGGCTGAACCTCAAGAAGCTCTCGCCCACGGCGCGGTTGCGCTTCAACCAGCGCACCGCGCTGTTCCATGCGGAGTCCGAAGAAGGCAAGCTGATCGACGTCGTCTTCGACGGCACGCAGACCCGCGTGAAGATGCCGGCCTCGGCCGCGGACGGCCGCACCAACCTGCGCGTGGTGGTCGATGCGCCGCGCACCGCGGCGCCGGTGCAGTGGCTGCAGTTCCACGGCGTGACGGGGCCGGGCGAACTGCTGCACCGCTTCAGGGGCCAGGCGCTGGTCGTGCCGGCGGAGGGCGTGTCGGTCATCTCGGACATCGACGACACCATCAAGCGCACGCAGGTGCGCGACCGGCGCGAGATGCTGCTGAACACCTTCGCGCGGCGCTTCGAGGCGGCGCCCCGCATGGCGGCGTACTACCGCGCGCTGGCGCAGGTGCCCGACACGCGCTTCCACTACCTCTCGGCGAGCCCGATGCAGCTCTATCCAGCGCTCGCGGATTTCGTTCGCGACAACGACTTTCCCGCCGGCAGCATGCACCTGCGCGAGAGCACCACGTGGCGCACGCTGATCCCCGGCGCCGAAGATTCGCGCGCGCACAAGCTCGGCGTGATCGGCCGGCTGCTCACCGAATTTCCGCGACGCCGCTTCGTGCTGGTGGGCGATTCGGGCGAGGCCGACCCGGAGATCTACGCGCAGGTGTACCGCGCCAACCCGCAGCGCATCGACAGCATCGTGATCCGCGACGTGACCGACGAAGGCCGCCTCTCCGATCGCTACCGCGCGACCTTCGAAGGCATCGATCCGGTGCGCTGGCACATCCTCACGTCCGACACCACCGCCTGGCCGCTGCAAGCCAGCAAATAG
- a CDS encoding dihydrofolate reductase, with amino-acid sequence MSEPRINLIYARAANGVIGANGAIPWHLPEDMAHFKQQTAGAPVIMGRKTWDSLPPRFRPLPGRQNIVVTRQADWRAEGAVAVGNLRDALSLCAKAASPEVWVIGGAQIYAEAEPLAQRAVVTEIARDYEGDAHAPVLDGAAWRETQRESHVSAKDGLAFSFATYERIAPTRA; translated from the coding sequence ATGAGCGAGCCCCGCATCAACCTCATCTACGCCCGCGCCGCCAACGGCGTCATCGGCGCCAACGGCGCGATCCCCTGGCACCTGCCCGAGGACATGGCGCACTTCAAGCAGCAGACCGCCGGCGCGCCGGTGATCATGGGCCGCAAGACCTGGGACTCGTTGCCGCCGCGCTTTCGCCCGCTGCCGGGACGACAGAACATCGTGGTCACGCGGCAGGCCGACTGGCGTGCCGAGGGTGCAGTTGCGGTGGGCAATCTGCGCGACGCGCTCTCGCTCTGTGCAAAGGCGGCATCGCCCGAGGTGTGGGTGATCGGCGGCGCGCAGATCTACGCCGAGGCCGAGCCGCTGGCACAACGCGCAGTCGTGACCGAAATCGCGCGCGACTACGAAGGCGATGCGCATGCGCCCGTGCTCGATGGCGCGGCATGGCGCGAGACGCAGCGCGAATCGCATGTCTCGGCCAAGGATGGCCTGGCCTTCAGCTTCGCGACCTACGAACGCATCGCACCCACGCGTGCATGA
- a CDS encoding thymidylate synthase, with the protein MTSTPTRPVRSQYEDFMRHVDTHGVFKSDRTGTGTKSVFGHQMRFDLNEGFPLVTTKKVHLKSIIQELLWFLTGSSNNNWLKERGVTIWDEWAREDGDLGPVYGVQWRSWPTPDGGHIDQISDVIKTLKTNPDSRRIIVSAWNVAELSKMALMPCHAFFQFYVAPPQAEGERGKLSCQLYQRSADIFLGVPFNIASYALLTHMVAQQCDLDVGDFIWTGGDCHIYSNHAEQVKLQLSRDPYPYPTLNIKRKPDSIFDYQYEDFEVLDYKHGDPIKAPVAV; encoded by the coding sequence ATGACCTCCACGCCCACCCGCCCCGTCCGCTCCCAGTACGAAGATTTCATGCGCCACGTGGACACCCACGGCGTGTTCAAGAGCGACCGCACCGGCACCGGCACCAAGAGCGTGTTCGGCCACCAGATGCGCTTCGACCTGAACGAGGGCTTTCCGCTGGTGACCACCAAGAAGGTGCACCTCAAGTCCATCATCCAGGAACTGCTGTGGTTCCTGACCGGGTCGAGCAACAACAACTGGCTCAAGGAACGCGGCGTCACCATCTGGGACGAATGGGCGCGCGAAGACGGTGACCTGGGCCCGGTGTACGGCGTGCAGTGGCGCAGTTGGCCCACGCCCGATGGCGGGCACATCGACCAGATTTCCGACGTCATCAAGACCCTGAAGACCAACCCCGATTCGCGCCGAATCATCGTGAGCGCCTGGAACGTGGCCGAGCTCTCGAAGATGGCGCTGATGCCCTGCCACGCGTTCTTCCAGTTCTACGTGGCGCCGCCGCAGGCCGAGGGCGAGCGCGGCAAGCTGAGCTGCCAGCTCTACCAGCGCAGCGCCGACATCTTCCTGGGCGTGCCGTTCAACATCGCGAGTTACGCGCTGCTCACGCACATGGTCGCGCAGCAATGCGACCTCGACGTGGGCGACTTCATCTGGACCGGCGGCGATTGCCACATCTACAGCAACCACGCCGAGCAGGTGAAGCTGCAGCTGAGCCGCGATCCGTACCCGTATCCCACGCTGAACATCAAGCGCAAGCCCGACTCGATCTTCGACTACCAGTACGAGGACTTCGAGGTGCTCGACTACAAGCACGGCGATCCCATCAAGGCGCCAGTGGCAGTGTGA
- the nthA gene encoding nitrile hydratase subunit alpha — MSQDHPTKGHEHGHDHAHDHSELGEMDLRVRALESVLTQKGYIDPAALDALIDTYQTRIGPRNGARVVARAWVDPAFHDWLMADATAAIASLGYTGRQGEHMVAVENTDEQHHMVVCTLCSCYPWPVLGLPPTWYKSAPYRSRAVKDPRGVLADFGTTLPETTRIRVWDSTAEVRYLVIPQRPAGTEGLSEEELATLVSRDSMIGTRLADTPSTGSAT; from the coding sequence ATGAGCCAAGACCACCCCACGAAGGGCCACGAACACGGCCACGATCATGCGCACGATCACAGCGAACTCGGCGAGATGGACCTGCGGGTCCGTGCCCTCGAAAGCGTGCTCACGCAGAAGGGCTACATCGACCCCGCCGCGCTCGACGCGCTGATCGACACCTACCAGACCCGCATCGGCCCGCGCAACGGCGCTCGGGTGGTGGCGCGAGCCTGGGTCGACCCGGCGTTCCACGACTGGCTGATGGCCGATGCCACGGCTGCCATCGCCTCGCTGGGCTATACCGGCCGGCAGGGCGAGCACATGGTGGCGGTGGAAAACACCGACGAACAGCACCACATGGTCGTCTGCACCCTCTGCAGCTGCTACCCCTGGCCCGTGCTCGGTTTGCCGCCCACCTGGTACAAGAGCGCGCCGTACCGGTCGCGGGCCGTGAAGGACCCGCGCGGCGTGCTGGCCGATTTCGGCACCACGCTGCCCGAGACCACGCGCATCCGCGTGTGGGATTCGACCGCCGAGGTGCGCTATCTCGTGATTCCGCAGCGCCCCGCCGGCACCGAGGGATTGAGCGAAGAAGAACTGGCCACGCTGGTCTCGCGCGATTCGATGATCGGCACGCGGCTCGCAGACACGCCTTCGACGGGGAGCGCCACATGA
- the nthB gene encoding nitrile hydratase subunit beta, with amino-acid sequence MSYVTHADLGGQPGFGPVTPEPEGELFHADWEPRVLALTLAMGATGSWNIDASRAVRETLPSYRDLSYYQIWLDALEQLMLQRAQVFPDEIASGEMKHPPAPVARVLQAANVPAVLARGSPTERHEPGPARFAVGQAVRMHLGKVDHHTRLPGYVQDKRGTIEHIHGAHVFADAHAQGLGEQPQWLYTVVFDEAELWGSTAPRQNLWVSVDAWESYLEPTA; translated from the coding sequence ATGAGTTACGTCACGCATGCCGATCTCGGCGGCCAGCCGGGCTTCGGGCCGGTCACGCCCGAGCCCGAGGGCGAACTCTTCCATGCCGATTGGGAGCCGCGCGTGCTGGCCCTCACGCTGGCGATGGGCGCGACCGGCTCCTGGAACATCGATGCAAGCCGCGCCGTGCGCGAGACGCTGCCGAGCTACCGCGACCTGAGCTACTACCAGATCTGGCTCGACGCGCTGGAGCAACTGATGCTGCAGCGCGCGCAGGTTTTCCCTGACGAGATCGCGTCCGGCGAGATGAAGCATCCGCCGGCGCCGGTCGCCCGTGTGCTGCAGGCCGCGAACGTGCCGGCGGTGCTCGCTAGAGGCTCGCCTACCGAACGCCACGAGCCGGGCCCCGCGCGCTTTGCCGTCGGGCAGGCCGTGCGCATGCACCTGGGCAAGGTCGACCATCACACGCGGCTTCCGGGCTATGTACAGGACAAGCGCGGCACGATCGAACACATCCACGGCGCGCATGTGTTCGCCGATGCGCATGCGCAAGGCCTGGGCGAACAGCCGCAGTGGCTTTACACAGTGGTCTTCGACGAGGCCGAACTCTGGGGCAGCACGGCGCCGCGCCAGAACCTCTGGGTGTCGGTCGATGCGTGGGAAAGTTATCTGGAGCCCACTGCATGA
- a CDS encoding nitrile hydratase accessory protein codes for MKNDMPPLALAPGMPRDADGPVFKEPWEAQAFAMTLALHERSLFTWVEWAEALAAQIAAAQAAGDPDTGETYYRHWLGALEGLVARKGASSGDELARYRHAWDHAADRTPHGQPIELRGEDFPG; via the coding sequence ATGAAGAACGACATGCCACCGCTCGCGCTTGCACCCGGCATGCCGCGCGATGCCGACGGCCCGGTATTCAAGGAGCCCTGGGAAGCACAAGCCTTCGCGATGACGCTGGCGCTGCACGAGCGCAGCCTGTTCACCTGGGTCGAGTGGGCCGAGGCGCTTGCTGCGCAGATCGCCGCCGCACAGGCCGCGGGCGACCCCGACACCGGAGAGACCTACTACCGCCACTGGCTCGGCGCGCTCGAAGGCCTCGTGGCCCGCAAGGGCGCCAGCTCGGGCGACGAACTCGCGCGCTACCGCCACGCTTGGGATCACGCGGCCGACCGCACGCCGCACGGGCAGCCGATCGAGTTGCGCGGCGAGGACTTCCCGGGCTGA
- a CDS encoding FAD-binding oxidoreductase, which yields MTSSSTALIDQLRVIVGASHVLNEGDLTAYEQDWRKRSRGKSLAVVRPANAQQVADVVKACAAAGTAIVPQGGNTGLAVGSIPDDSGTQVVLSLQRLNAIRAIDAANLTMTVESGCILQTLQEAAEKEGYLFPLSLAAEGSCTIGGNLATNAGGTQVVRYGNTRELCLGLEVVTPQGEIWEGTSGLRKDNTGYDLRDLMIGSEGTLGIITAATMKLYPLPAAQLTAWAAVPSLDHAVTLLGLAHKHLGSGLTGFEVMGKFALSLVDKHMPQLRVPFIADEAVPYCVLLENSDSESEDHARARFEALLETAFEDGCVTDAVVAENLTQAHQLWHIRESIPLAQAEEGLNIKHDISIPVSRIPAFVAETDALLQREIAGVRLVNFGHLGDGNLHYNVQAPENIDTKAFLKNEEDRINTLVYDAVEKFGGSFSAEHGVGSLKVDKLEKHKSPVALEMMRAIKRGLDPKNTLNPGRVIRV from the coding sequence ATGACTTCTTCTTCCACTGCATTGATCGACCAACTGCGCGTCATCGTCGGCGCCTCGCATGTGCTCAACGAGGGCGACCTCACCGCCTACGAGCAGGACTGGCGCAAGCGCTCGCGCGGCAAGTCGCTCGCGGTGGTGCGCCCGGCGAATGCGCAGCAGGTGGCCGACGTGGTCAAGGCCTGCGCCGCGGCGGGCACGGCCATCGTGCCGCAGGGCGGCAACACGGGCCTGGCGGTCGGCTCGATTCCCGACGACAGCGGCACGCAGGTGGTGCTGAGCCTGCAGCGGCTGAACGCGATCCGCGCCATCGACGCCGCCAACCTCACGATGACCGTCGAGTCCGGCTGCATCCTGCAGACGCTGCAGGAGGCCGCGGAGAAAGAGGGCTACCTGTTCCCCCTGAGCCTTGCGGCCGAGGGCAGTTGCACCATCGGCGGCAACCTCGCGACCAATGCGGGCGGGACGCAGGTCGTGCGCTACGGCAACACGCGCGAGCTGTGCCTGGGCCTGGAGGTGGTCACGCCGCAGGGCGAGATCTGGGAAGGCACGAGTGGCCTGCGCAAGGACAACACGGGCTACGACCTGCGTGACTTGATGATCGGCAGCGAAGGCACGCTGGGCATCATCACCGCCGCGACGATGAAGCTCTACCCGCTGCCCGCCGCGCAGCTCACGGCCTGGGCCGCGGTGCCATCGCTCGACCACGCGGTCACGCTGCTGGGCCTCGCGCACAAGCACCTGGGCTCGGGGCTCACGGGCTTCGAGGTGATGGGCAAATTCGCGCTGAGCCTGGTCGACAAGCACATGCCGCAGCTGCGCGTGCCCTTCATCGCCGACGAAGCCGTGCCCTACTGCGTGCTGCTGGAGAACTCCGACAGCGAATCCGAAGACCATGCGCGCGCACGCTTCGAAGCGCTGCTGGAGACGGCCTTCGAGGACGGCTGCGTCACCGACGCGGTGGTGGCCGAGAACCTCACGCAGGCGCACCAGCTCTGGCACATCCGCGAGAGCATTCCACTCGCACAGGCCGAGGAAGGCCTGAACATCAAGCACGACATCTCGATTCCGGTGTCGCGCATTCCAGCCTTCGTGGCCGAGACCGATGCGCTGCTGCAGCGCGAGATCGCCGGGGTGCGGCTCGTGAATTTCGGGCATCTCGGCGACGGCAACCTGCACTACAACGTGCAGGCGCCGGAGAACATCGACACCAAGGCGTTCTTGAAGAACGAGGAAGACCGCATCAACACGCTGGTGTACGACGCAGTGGAGAAGTTCGGCGGCTCGTTCTCGGCCGAACATGGCGTGGGCTCGCTCAAGGTCGACAAGCTCGAGAAGCACAAGTCGCCGGTGGCGCTGGAGATGATGCGGGCGATCAAGCGCGGGCTCGATCCGAAGAACACGCTCAATCCGGGGCGCGTGATCCGGGTTTAG